One window of Microbacterium sp. Root61 genomic DNA carries:
- a CDS encoding MarR family transcriptional regulator, with product MDRSHDIERIVVAAQRLTRIAAAETHNEAPAAQWRTLSILRTEGPLRLGELATASRVTQPGMTRLVGQLADAGLVARISDPSDSRAIVVEVTPAGVQALEAWLVQLGEALAPRFADLDDADWAALTRAAEILSARVASPAVAAR from the coding sequence ATGGACCGATCACACGACATCGAGCGGATCGTCGTCGCAGCGCAAAGACTCACGCGCATCGCGGCCGCCGAAACCCACAATGAGGCGCCCGCCGCACAGTGGCGCACCTTGAGCATCCTGCGCACCGAGGGCCCCCTCCGCCTGGGCGAACTGGCGACCGCGAGCCGCGTGACCCAGCCCGGGATGACACGGTTGGTCGGGCAGCTGGCCGACGCAGGGCTGGTCGCGCGGATCAGTGACCCGTCCGACTCGCGCGCGATCGTGGTCGAGGTGACGCCCGCCGGCGTGCAGGCGCTCGAGGCCTGGCTCGTGCAGTTGGGCGAGGCGCTCGCGCCCCGGTTCGCCGACCTCGACGATGCCGACTGGGCCGCCCTCACCCGAGCCGCCGAGATCCTCTCCGCCCGCGTGGCCTCCCCCGCGGTGGCCGCCCGATGA